Proteins encoded by one window of Salicibibacter halophilus:
- the polA gene encoding DNA polymerase I yields MNKLVLVDGNSVAYRAFYALPLLSNDKGVYTNAVYGFTTMLLKILEEEQPTHMLIAFDAGKTTFRHEQFEDYKSDRQKTPPELSEQLPIIQEVLQSFTINSVQVDLYEADDIIGTLAKRAEEEDWQVRIYTGDKDLLQLVTDRTHVAITKKGITNVDWYDVDAITERYGIPATHIPDMKGLGGDSSDNIPGVPKIGEKTALKLLAEYGNIQDVLDHADDVSGPKMRERLKEFREQALMSKELAVITREAPVKLELDRLSYEGYDSKTVRQLFKEYGFNSLMNQITTDEDIEAEEAALEDFEFQHMEDITAEMLASPAALIVEVPVENYHNADIWGVGIVNEHGSFTVPAETALATDSFRDWLANEEKEKYLFDAKRVIVALGWKDIEIKGVSFDALIASYLLDPSLSAHDMADIAERRGLHTVLADESVYGKGAKFSKPEAAALNDHLARKAATLWKIKEALGSELEENEQSGLFSTLELPLSLVLAQMELQGVSTDEQQLLDMGKELDERLQSLEQDIHSLAGETFNINSPKQLGPILFEKLELPVIKKTKTGYSTAADVLEKLQDEHEIIPKLLHFRQVMKLKSTYIEGLLKVIHADTRKIHTRFNQAITQTGRLSSAEPNLQNIPIRLEEGRKIRKAFVPSESDWVILAADYSQIELRVLAHMSGDEKLQAAFHEGQDIHTKTAMDVFDVKKEEITDTMRRQAKAVNFGIVYGISDYGLSQNLGITRKEAQAFIDRYFESYPNVKQYMDEAVLHARDEGYITTLLKRRRYLPEINDRNFNRRSFAERTAMNTPIQGTAADIIKKAMVDVADDLEKQRLQSRLLLQVHDELIFEVPPAEIEQMQTLVTETMTKTIALDVPLVVDVEHGRTWYEAK; encoded by the coding sequence ATGAATAAACTTGTACTGGTAGACGGAAATAGTGTGGCATACCGCGCTTTTTATGCATTGCCGCTTTTATCGAACGATAAAGGGGTTTATACCAATGCCGTCTATGGTTTTACCACGATGTTATTGAAAATTTTGGAAGAGGAACAACCGACGCACATGCTTATCGCTTTTGATGCCGGGAAAACGACCTTTAGGCATGAACAATTCGAAGACTATAAAAGTGATCGCCAGAAAACACCGCCGGAGCTTTCGGAACAACTGCCGATTATTCAGGAAGTTTTACAGTCGTTCACCATTAATTCTGTTCAGGTCGATTTGTATGAGGCCGATGATATTATCGGTACGCTAGCCAAACGCGCGGAAGAAGAGGACTGGCAAGTTCGTATTTACACCGGAGATAAAGACTTGCTGCAACTGGTGACCGACCGGACGCACGTCGCGATTACGAAGAAGGGCATTACGAATGTTGACTGGTATGACGTTGACGCGATCACTGAACGATATGGCATACCGGCCACGCACATTCCCGATATGAAAGGACTCGGCGGAGATTCTTCGGATAACATCCCCGGTGTCCCCAAAATTGGTGAAAAAACGGCCCTTAAATTATTAGCCGAATATGGCAATATCCAAGATGTCCTCGACCATGCCGATGATGTATCCGGCCCGAAAATGCGGGAGCGTCTCAAAGAATTCAGGGAACAAGCGCTTATGAGCAAAGAATTGGCGGTCATCACCCGTGAAGCACCGGTTAAATTGGAGTTGGACCGTCTGTCGTACGAAGGATATGACAGTAAAACAGTACGCCAGCTTTTTAAAGAGTACGGGTTTAACTCCTTAATGAATCAGATTACGACTGATGAAGATATAGAGGCAGAGGAAGCGGCACTTGAGGATTTTGAATTCCAACATATGGAGGATATTACAGCAGAAATGCTCGCGTCGCCGGCGGCCCTTATTGTCGAAGTGCCGGTGGAGAATTACCACAATGCCGATATTTGGGGTGTCGGTATCGTAAATGAGCATGGATCGTTTACCGTTCCGGCGGAAACCGCGCTCGCAACTGATTCGTTTCGTGATTGGTTGGCGAATGAAGAAAAAGAAAAATACTTATTTGACGCCAAGCGGGTCATCGTTGCTTTAGGGTGGAAAGACATCGAGATCAAAGGGGTTTCTTTTGATGCTCTCATCGCATCGTATCTTTTGGATCCATCCTTATCGGCACATGACATGGCAGATATTGCCGAGCGTCGAGGGTTGCACACGGTTTTAGCGGACGAAAGCGTGTATGGGAAAGGTGCAAAGTTTAGCAAGCCTGAAGCTGCGGCGCTCAACGACCATTTGGCTCGGAAAGCGGCTACCCTGTGGAAAATCAAGGAAGCCCTCGGTTCCGAGCTGGAAGAAAATGAACAAAGCGGTTTGTTTTCAACGTTGGAGCTTCCTTTATCATTAGTGCTCGCGCAAATGGAGCTGCAGGGAGTTTCGACGGATGAACAACAGTTGCTGGATATGGGCAAAGAACTTGACGAACGTCTGCAGTCGCTCGAACAGGACATCCATTCCCTTGCCGGCGAAACATTTAATATCAATTCACCGAAACAATTGGGGCCGATTCTTTTCGAGAAGCTTGAACTTCCGGTCATTAAAAAAACAAAAACCGGGTATTCCACTGCTGCTGACGTTCTTGAAAAGCTTCAAGATGAACATGAGATCATCCCGAAACTTTTGCACTTCCGGCAAGTGATGAAACTCAAATCAACCTACATCGAAGGGCTGCTTAAGGTCATTCATGCAGACACACGCAAAATCCATACACGTTTTAATCAAGCGATTACGCAAACGGGCCGTTTAAGTTCTGCTGAACCGAACTTGCAAAATATCCCGATCCGGTTGGAAGAGGGGAGAAAAATACGCAAAGCTTTTGTTCCCTCTGAATCAGACTGGGTAATTTTGGCTGCCGATTATTCACAAATTGAACTGAGAGTGCTTGCTCATATGTCCGGGGATGAAAAGTTACAAGCAGCTTTTCACGAAGGGCAAGATATTCATACGAAAACAGCGATGGATGTGTTTGACGTTAAGAAAGAGGAAATTACCGATACGATGCGGCGTCAGGCAAAAGCGGTGAACTTTGGGATTGTCTACGGCATCAGCGATTATGGCTTATCCCAAAATCTCGGGATCACAAGAAAAGAAGCGCAAGCGTTTATCGACCGTTATTTTGAAAGCTATCCGAATGTAAAGCAATATATGGACGAAGCGGTGCTCCATGCCCGGGATGAGGGCTATATAACGACCCTATTAAAACGCCGGCGTTATCTCCCCGAGATTAACGACCGTAATTTTAACCGCAGAAGTTTCGCGGAGCGAACAGCGATGAATACTCCCATTCAAGGAACGGCTGCCGATATCATAAAAAAAGCAATGGTTGATGTAGCAGATGATTTGGAGAAACAACGATTGCAAAGTCGCCTGCTGTTACAAGTGCATGACGAGTTGATATTTGAAGTCCCGCCGGCGGAAATTGAACAAATGCAAACGCTCGTCACCGAAACGATGACAAAAACGATCGCCCTTGATGTTCCGCTCGTCGTTGATGTGGAGCATGGACGAACATGGTACGAAGCGAAGTAA
- the pnpS gene encoding two-component system histidine kinase PnpS, giving the protein MIALLSIIFLTLAALGFLIGQLFNNLYMDETVDRLQKEARMVASIVQESEEDLQSLSEEIGEQLDLRVTFITGDGEVVAESSDVEGGEMENHLSREEVQLAGSAEGATIRESETIGSSMLYYAHPVDEGHTNEGYVRLSIPIDAVQTATGQMWMIIAVGFLAALIVIVVLGYRVTQRLTRPIGQVTTMANELAKGNYQARTHDETNDELGQLTRSINTLAYNLQKTSSNYQRQQENLEVLIDNMGSGLLFIDGRGRITLANRMCDAIFQTDTSEWLEYLYYERIHDHSFVQFIQRVFLTEAHAHEALQFDESWSVKHYEAYGTPVINSKGQLHGVVVVLHDITGLKRLEQIRKDFVANVSHELKTPVTSLKGFAETLLSEPMENPDVQRQFLEIIWRESDRLQDLVRDLLELSRIETYNFQLDLQRINLSEIGAETERLLRKKAADKSIQFNVSSEKHTEMIGDATRIKQILINLLTNAIAYTPEGGEVALLIYEEEASIVCRVSDTGIGIEKQDLPRIFERFYRVDKARSRDLGGTGLGLAIVKHLLEAHDGTIEAESAPNIGTTFTIRLPKEWNG; this is encoded by the coding sequence ATGATTGCTTTGTTGAGCATTATTTTTTTGACGCTTGCTGCTTTAGGTTTTCTGATTGGTCAACTGTTCAATAATTTGTATATGGATGAGACGGTAGATCGTTTACAAAAAGAAGCGCGCATGGTCGCGTCTATTGTCCAAGAAAGCGAAGAAGACCTCCAATCTCTCAGTGAAGAGATCGGAGAGCAACTCGATTTACGCGTCACTTTCATTACAGGAGATGGAGAAGTCGTCGCGGAGTCTTCAGATGTTGAGGGCGGCGAAATGGAAAACCACCTGAGCCGGGAAGAAGTACAATTGGCCGGGAGCGCCGAGGGAGCTACCATTCGCGAAAGTGAAACCATTGGCAGCAGTATGCTTTATTATGCGCATCCGGTTGATGAAGGTCATACAAATGAAGGGTACGTCAGGCTCTCGATTCCCATTGATGCCGTGCAGACAGCAACCGGCCAAATGTGGATGATTATCGCCGTTGGTTTTCTGGCCGCGCTTATTGTCATCGTAGTCTTGGGATACCGGGTGACGCAAAGGCTTACACGGCCTATTGGCCAAGTGACAACAATGGCCAATGAACTCGCGAAAGGAAACTATCAAGCGCGGACCCATGATGAGACAAACGATGAACTGGGACAATTAACCCGTTCGATTAATACGTTGGCCTACAATCTGCAAAAAACCTCCTCAAACTATCAACGTCAGCAAGAAAATTTGGAAGTGTTAATCGATAACATGGGCAGCGGTCTTTTGTTTATCGATGGCCGTGGCCGTATCACGCTCGCGAATCGTATGTGTGATGCCATTTTTCAAACAGATACGAGCGAATGGTTGGAATATCTTTATTACGAGCGCATCCATGATCACAGCTTCGTTCAATTTATTCAGCGTGTCTTTCTGACTGAGGCGCATGCGCACGAAGCCTTGCAATTTGATGAAAGCTGGTCTGTGAAACATTATGAAGCTTACGGCACGCCGGTCATTAACAGCAAAGGTCAATTGCATGGCGTGGTTGTTGTTCTTCACGATATTACAGGCCTGAAACGGTTGGAGCAGATCCGGAAAGATTTTGTGGCAAACGTATCCCATGAATTAAAGACCCCGGTGACTTCCCTTAAAGGCTTTGCGGAAACGCTGCTTAGCGAACCGATGGAGAATCCGGATGTCCAAAGACAGTTTTTGGAAATTATTTGGAGGGAAAGTGACCGGCTTCAAGATTTGGTGCGTGACTTGCTCGAGTTGTCACGCATTGAAACCTATAACTTTCAGTTGGATTTGCAACGGATTAATCTCTCGGAAATTGGAGCAGAAACCGAGCGGCTATTAAGAAAAAAAGCAGCTGATAAATCGATACAATTTAACGTTTCGAGCGAGAAGCACACGGAAATGATTGGCGATGCCACGCGAATAAAACAAATACTCATCAATTTGCTGACCAACGCCATCGCTTACACTCCTGAGGGTGGAGAAGTCGCGCTGCTTATTTACGAAGAAGAAGCGTCCATCGTTTGTCGCGTGAGCGATACCGGGATAGGCATAGAAAAACAGGACCTCCCGCGCATTTTCGAACGTTTTTATCGTGTAGATAAGGCACGGAGCCGCGATTTGGGAGGCACCGGTCTCGGGCTGGCCATTGTTAAACACTTGTTAGAGGCGCATGACGGTACGATAGAAGCTGAAAGCGCGCCGAATATAGGCACGACTTTTACGATACGCCTTCCGAAAGAATGGAATGGCTGA
- a CDS encoding phosphate ABC transporter substrate-binding protein PstS family protein produces the protein MKKHAFIMLVVIVMLAVLAACGGGNDEETSGEASGGDGNEDNAEASDDVSGSVTVAGSSAMQPLVGAVAEVYEEENSEASIEVQAGGSGAGLSQVAAGQVDIGNSDLFAEQEDEIDAGELVDHRVAVVGMAPVVHPDAGVDDLTEEELIDVWTREVTNWSEVGGEDQEITLVNRPDSSGTRTTFVEHALNGAEPADGITEDSSNTVRQIVSETEGAIGYLAFSYFDDNITPMSVDGVEPTAENIQSGDFPIWAYQHSYTNGEPEGLTEDFLDFMQSEEIQETLVPEQGYIPVTEMEVERDAEGEEQPVE, from the coding sequence TTGAAAAAGCACGCGTTCATAATGCTCGTTGTCATTGTAATGCTGGCAGTTTTAGCTGCATGTGGCGGGGGCAATGATGAAGAAACCTCCGGAGAAGCCAGTGGCGGGGATGGAAACGAAGACAACGCTGAGGCGAGTGACGATGTGTCCGGTTCGGTCACGGTTGCCGGTTCCAGCGCGATGCAACCTTTAGTCGGTGCTGTGGCAGAAGTTTATGAAGAAGAAAATTCGGAAGCCAGCATTGAAGTGCAGGCTGGAGGATCAGGCGCAGGGTTAAGCCAAGTGGCAGCAGGGCAAGTGGACATCGGAAACTCTGACCTTTTTGCTGAACAAGAAGATGAGATTGATGCAGGCGAACTCGTGGATCATCGTGTGGCTGTTGTTGGCATGGCGCCTGTCGTGCATCCTGATGCCGGTGTGGATGACCTAACGGAAGAAGAATTGATCGATGTGTGGACAAGAGAAGTTACAAATTGGTCTGAAGTCGGTGGTGAAGATCAGGAAATCACGCTCGTGAATCGTCCAGATTCCTCAGGGACACGAACAACGTTTGTAGAGCATGCCCTTAATGGCGCCGAACCGGCCGATGGGATAACGGAAGATTCTTCAAATACCGTAAGACAGATTGTTTCTGAAACAGAAGGTGCCATCGGATATCTGGCATTCTCTTACTTTGATGACAATATCACGCCTATGAGTGTGGATGGCGTAGAGCCGACAGCGGAAAATATACAGTCAGGTGATTTCCCCATTTGGGCGTACCAACACTCCTATACAAACGGGGAACCTGAAGGATTGACAGAAGACTTTCTGGACTTTATGCAATCAGAGGAAATTCAAGAAACCTTAGTTCCGGAACAAGGGTATATCCCCGTAACGGAAATGGAAGTAGAACGCGATGCAGAAGGGGAAGAGCAACCGGTAGAATAG
- the pstB gene encoding phosphate ABC transporter ATP-binding protein PstB encodes MFNTETNEKALDVQKLNIFYGDTQAIRDVDLEIKKHEITALIGPSGCGKSTFLRSINRMNDDVSGFRAEGHIQYDDVNLLADNIDTVLLRKEVGMVFQQPNPFPKSIAKNITQPLKEHGIKSKREMNEKVETYLKQVGLWEEVRARLDTSAYSLSGGQQQRLCIARALCIRPEVLLLDEPASALDPIATARIEDLLVQLKEHYTIVLVTHNLQQAARVADSIVFFYQGEVVEHTETEQFFANPKEQRSEDYISGRFG; translated from the coding sequence ATTTTTAACACTGAAACGAATGAAAAGGCACTCGATGTTCAAAAGCTCAATATTTTCTATGGAGATACACAAGCGATTCGTGACGTCGATTTAGAGATAAAGAAACATGAGATAACCGCGTTAATTGGACCATCAGGTTGCGGAAAATCAACGTTTTTGCGTTCAATCAATCGGATGAATGATGATGTTTCAGGTTTTCGTGCCGAAGGTCACATCCAATACGATGATGTCAACTTATTGGCTGACAATATCGACACGGTTCTCCTTCGAAAAGAAGTTGGCATGGTCTTTCAACAGCCCAATCCGTTTCCGAAATCCATTGCAAAAAACATCACGCAACCTTTGAAAGAGCACGGGATAAAATCTAAACGGGAGATGAATGAGAAAGTAGAAACGTACCTTAAACAAGTGGGACTTTGGGAAGAAGTCCGCGCCCGGCTCGATACATCCGCTTATTCCCTTTCCGGCGGCCAGCAGCAGCGTCTTTGCATCGCACGGGCGTTATGCATCCGTCCGGAAGTGTTATTGCTGGATGAACCGGCTTCTGCCTTGGATCCGATCGCGACGGCAAGAATTGAAGATCTGCTCGTGCAATTAAAAGAACATTACACGATTGTTCTCGTCACCCATAATCTACAACAAGCAGCACGAGTGGCAGATTCGATCGTCTTTTTTTATCAAGGGGAAGTCGTTGAGCATACGGAAACCGAGCAGTTTTTTGCAAACCCGAAAGAGCAGCGTAGTGAAGACTATATTTCCGGTCGTTTTGGTTAA
- a CDS encoding response regulator transcription factor, translating to MAYKLLVVDDEASIVTLLTYNLEKEGYAVDSAGDGQQAVELAMAADTYDLIVLDLMLPGMDGLDVCRHLREQKVNAPILMLTAKDEEFDKVLGLELGADDYMTKPFSPRELVARVRAIFRRVEQTAAKKTPDIETAKEKETLGDIDIYPNHYEAYVNGKQLELTPKEFELLLYLMQHRGRVLTRDRLLNAVWDYEFVADTRIVDVHISHLREKIEPETKKPTYIKTVRGIGYKMESLDKKWKPFVSV from the coding sequence ATGGCTTACAAATTGCTAGTGGTGGATGATGAAGCGTCCATCGTCACGCTATTGACATACAACCTTGAAAAAGAAGGATATGCCGTTGACAGCGCGGGTGATGGGCAGCAGGCAGTGGAATTGGCCATGGCGGCGGACACGTATGATCTTATTGTGCTCGATTTGATGCTCCCCGGGATGGACGGACTTGACGTTTGCCGGCATCTGCGGGAACAAAAGGTGAACGCGCCCATTCTCATGTTAACGGCCAAAGATGAAGAATTTGATAAAGTTTTAGGGTTGGAGCTCGGTGCCGATGATTATATGACGAAACCGTTCAGCCCCAGGGAACTTGTCGCGCGTGTGCGGGCGATCTTTCGCCGGGTGGAACAAACGGCGGCTAAGAAAACTCCGGACATTGAAACAGCTAAGGAGAAAGAAACCCTTGGTGATATTGACATTTACCCGAATCACTATGAAGCCTATGTTAACGGGAAGCAACTCGAACTCACGCCGAAGGAGTTTGAATTGTTGCTTTACTTGATGCAGCACCGTGGACGGGTCCTAACGAGGGATCGATTACTGAATGCTGTCTGGGATTATGAATTTGTGGCAGATACACGTATTGTCGACGTTCATATTAGTCATTTAAGGGAGAAAATAGAACCGGAGACAAAAAAACCTACCTATATAAAAACGGTACGGGGCATTGGCTATAAAATGGAAAGCTTGGATAAAAAATGGAAGCCTTTCGTTTCCGTTTAA
- the pstC gene encoding phosphate ABC transporter permease subunit PstC codes for MQREKRASERLVRKSRKLSLKNSERSGKIIVYTAAFLTVLATLAVTLFLAQQGLQSFYISGIPPLEFFTSTDWNPASGDPSYGALVFIFGSLAVTLASAIIVAPLGIGAAIFMTEIAPSWGKKVLQPVIEILVGIPSVIYGYIGLTVLVPFIREQFGGSGYSLLAGIIVVSVMILPTVTTLSADSLNRLPDGLRSSSYALGATRWQTIRRVLLPAAIPGLLTAIILGMARAIGEALAIQMVIGNTEQLPGSLLDPTATMTTIITLNMGHTTFGSAENNVLWTLGLILLVISYGLVLAVRFLAARRKV; via the coding sequence ATGCAAAGGGAGAAAAGAGCGAGTGAACGCCTCGTTCGCAAGTCAAGAAAATTATCTTTGAAAAATTCGGAACGAAGCGGAAAAATCATCGTTTATACCGCTGCTTTTCTGACCGTATTAGCTACCCTCGCTGTAACATTATTCCTGGCGCAGCAGGGACTGCAATCATTCTATATTAGTGGCATCCCTCCTTTGGAGTTTTTTACCTCGACAGACTGGAATCCGGCTAGTGGCGATCCGAGTTATGGAGCGCTCGTGTTTATCTTTGGTTCATTGGCCGTCACGTTAGCGTCAGCGATTATTGTTGCTCCTCTCGGAATTGGAGCGGCAATTTTTATGACAGAAATAGCACCTTCCTGGGGAAAGAAAGTGCTCCAGCCTGTGATTGAAATTCTCGTTGGCATTCCATCTGTTATATACGGTTATATCGGTTTGACCGTTCTCGTTCCTTTCATAAGGGAACAATTCGGAGGGAGTGGTTACAGTTTATTGGCAGGCATCATTGTTGTTTCCGTCATGATTTTGCCGACGGTAACGACCCTATCGGCGGATAGCCTTAATCGATTGCCCGATGGTCTTCGAAGTTCGTCGTATGCGTTGGGGGCTACCCGGTGGCAAACGATCCGCCGCGTTTTGCTTCCGGCTGCGATTCCAGGACTGTTAACCGCGATCATTCTCGGCATGGCACGTGCGATCGGTGAAGCACTTGCCATACAAATGGTCATTGGGAACACAGAGCAACTTCCCGGGTCGCTCCTTGACCCAACGGCAACGATGACAACGATTATTACGCTCAATATGGGGCATACAACGTTCGGGAGCGCTGAAAACAATGTCCTTTGGACATTAGGGCTGATCCTCCTTGTAATATCATACGGGTTAGTTTTGGCCGTGCGTTTTTTGGCCGCTAGGAGGAAGGTTTGA
- the pstB gene encoding phosphate ABC transporter ATP-binding protein PstB, with product MLPEAIFKTENLKVAYGKNQVIHGIDWNITKGEVTALIGPSGCGKSTFLKTLNLLIRSMSDDVKVSGQITFSGKNILNKKIDAIDLRKQIGMVFQQPNPFPKSIFENVAYGPRIHGVRKKRQLEEIVEQTLTEAYLWDEVKDRLDDSALGLSGGQQQRLCIARALATNPDVLLMDEPTSALDPISSQGIEELISKLEGQYSVILVTHQMEQAARVSDTTAFLYMGELIEVNKTSQLFSNPTEKQTEDYITGKFG from the coding sequence ATCTTGCCAGAGGCTATTTTTAAAACGGAAAACCTTAAAGTTGCTTATGGAAAAAACCAAGTCATCCACGGTATAGATTGGAATATCACCAAAGGAGAGGTTACAGCATTAATCGGTCCATCCGGGTGCGGAAAATCGACCTTCTTAAAAACACTCAACCTCCTGATTCGCTCTATGTCTGATGATGTGAAAGTAAGTGGGCAAATCACTTTTTCAGGAAAGAATATCCTCAATAAAAAAATTGATGCGATTGATTTGCGAAAACAAATCGGCATGGTCTTTCAACAACCGAACCCTTTCCCTAAGAGCATTTTCGAAAATGTGGCTTACGGTCCACGTATCCATGGGGTTAGAAAGAAACGGCAATTGGAAGAGATCGTCGAGCAAACATTGACTGAGGCGTATTTATGGGACGAAGTCAAGGATCGGCTAGATGATTCAGCCCTTGGTCTCTCGGGCGGTCAACAACAGCGGCTTTGCATCGCGCGAGCCCTTGCCACAAACCCGGATGTGTTGCTGATGGATGAACCCACATCTGCGCTAGACCCGATTTCATCGCAGGGGATTGAAGAATTGATAAGTAAACTGGAAGGGCAGTATAGCGTCATACTGGTGACCCATCAAATGGAACAAGCAGCCCGGGTATCGGATACAACGGCTTTTTTATACATGGGTGAATTAATTGAAGTGAATAAAACGAGCCAGTTGTTTTCCAATCCGACAGAAAAGCAAACGGAAGACTATATCACTGGAAAATTCGGGTAG
- the phoU gene encoding phosphate signaling complex protein PhoU produces MAPRHTLTAELDRLSLDVKNMGRLAYEAVEQCLKAMNHQDVALADSVIARDQDLNQNEALLDERAVNVIATQHPVATDLRKVLACIKVATDLERIGDLAVEVAKSVIQIDGQDLASEGKTLEKMGKDSLDMVVQSLQSFQALDITKALQLEKMDHQLDQQYEQTIHTLMRHSRADQATAPQLLQLAYIARSIERIGDHCTNISEQVLFAVKGERYDLNP; encoded by the coding sequence ATGGCGCCTAGACATACATTAACCGCAGAACTCGACCGTTTAAGCTTGGATGTTAAAAATATGGGCAGACTCGCGTATGAAGCTGTGGAGCAATGTCTCAAAGCGATGAATCACCAAGACGTGGCATTAGCGGATTCCGTTATCGCGCGCGATCAAGACCTGAATCAAAACGAAGCGCTCTTGGATGAGCGGGCAGTCAATGTCATCGCGACGCAACACCCCGTTGCCACCGATCTTCGTAAGGTGCTTGCCTGTATTAAAGTCGCTACCGATTTGGAGCGGATCGGTGATCTCGCCGTTGAAGTGGCAAAGTCCGTCATTCAAATTGACGGGCAGGATCTTGCCTCAGAAGGGAAAACGTTGGAGAAAATGGGGAAAGATTCCCTTGATATGGTTGTCCAGTCCCTACAGTCCTTTCAGGCGCTGGATATAACGAAAGCGTTGCAATTGGAAAAAATGGATCATCAGTTAGATCAACAATACGAACAAACGATACACACGCTGATGAGACATTCCCGTGCAGACCAAGCGACGGCACCTCAATTGCTGCAGCTGGCATATATCGCGCGGTCGATCGAGCGTATAGGGGATCACTGCACAAATATTTCCGAGCAAGTATTGTTTGCCGTAAAAGGTGAACGTTATGATCTCAATCCGTAG
- the pstA gene encoding phosphate ABC transporter permease PstA: MNRKRTDQLATFIFTLFAVVIVAVLAALLVYVLYLGIQQVSWDFLTSKSSNFRAGGGIQDQLFNSFYILVWTMIFTIPLGLAGGIYMAEYAKDNKLTSVIRVCIETLASLPSIVLGMFGLLIFVNTFGFGFSVLSGALTLTIFNMPIMIRTCENAIRSVPLQQKEAGLALGYTHWRTITSVLMPSAFPSILTGIILSSGLVFGEAAALLYTSGLTTPDLDYGNWNPFSEHSPLNIFRPAETLAVHIWKVNSEGIIPDLRDVADGGAAVLASAILIFNISARILGAWVHRKFTSK, from the coding sequence ATGAATCGAAAACGAACCGATCAATTGGCGACATTCATCTTTACGCTTTTTGCCGTCGTAATTGTGGCCGTCCTTGCCGCTTTGCTCGTCTATGTGCTTTATCTTGGCATCCAGCAAGTCAGTTGGGATTTTCTCACGAGTAAATCGAGTAATTTTAGAGCAGGGGGCGGCATCCAGGATCAATTATTTAATTCCTTTTATATTTTGGTATGGACGATGATTTTCACGATACCGCTCGGTCTTGCCGGCGGGATTTATATGGCGGAATATGCCAAAGACAATAAACTTACGTCCGTTATACGTGTATGTATTGAGACGCTTGCTTCCTTGCCTTCCATTGTGCTTGGGATGTTTGGGCTGCTTATTTTCGTTAATACGTTTGGCTTCGGTTTTTCGGTGTTGTCGGGGGCGTTGACGCTAACCATATTTAATATGCCGATCATGATCAGGACATGTGAAAACGCCATTCGCTCTGTGCCTTTGCAACAAAAAGAAGCGGGGCTGGCACTTGGGTACACCCATTGGCGTACTATCACGAGCGTTTTAATGCCAAGCGCCTTTCCATCCATTCTGACTGGCATTATCCTATCGTCAGGCTTGGTGTTTGGCGAAGCAGCCGCTTTATTGTATACCTCTGGTTTGACAACTCCGGACCTGGATTATGGAAATTGGAATCCATTCTCGGAGCATTCGCCGTTAAATATTTTTCGACCGGCGGAAACCCTGGCCGTTCATATCTGGAAAGTGAATAGCGAGGGGATTATTCCGGACTTGCGTGATGTCGCGGATGGCGGCGCGGCAGTGCTTGCCTCCGCGATACTAATTTTCAACATTAGTGCCCGTATACTTGGTGCATGGGTTCACCGTAAATTTACCTCAAAATAA